The Nomia melanderi isolate GNS246 chromosome 4, iyNomMela1, whole genome shotgun sequence genome segment AAAAAGTTAGTAAATctgtaaaaattaatctttataaatattaatttttaaaattccttctTTAGAAATCGAATCTTACAAAAGCAACACGGCGCATATCAACATGTGGTAACACTTGGTGGTTTCCTAAAATGAAATACTTGACAAATGAGCTTCGCAAAAGGAATTTGGAATATCAAGATAATTTCTGTAGCAGAAGAAATATTGATTCAGTTTTAGAAGAAAGTCGTGATTGTGGTTACCAGTCTTCAGCCAGCAAATGATAACATTGC includes the following:
- the LOC143174477 gene encoding uncharacterized protein LOC143174477 — its product is YRALLEETRKLKRSNHLLTQRLKRGYRCSGKNVGNVCAGCHVLPSIAVQNSVTSISTNSKHLSAQKKSNLTKATRRISTCGNTWWFPKMKYLTNELRKRNLEYQDNFCSRRNIDSVLEESRDCGYQSSASK